The following are encoded in a window of Panicum virgatum strain AP13 chromosome 5N, P.virgatum_v5, whole genome shotgun sequence genomic DNA:
- the LOC120676917 gene encoding transcription factor MYB2-like codes for MSQRKGAMAAVTSSKHEEEMMELRRGPWTLEEDNLLMNYIVCHGEGRWNLLARCSGLKRTGKSCRLRWLNYLKPDIKRGNLTPEEQLLILELHSKWGNRWSRIAQHLPGRTDNEIKNYWRTRVQKQARQLRVDANSAVFRDAVRCYWMPRLLEKMAATSAHQVDPAALLHPAHIAAGVGGSASPPVHGGQHDATSAPSPGSGYSHHQSYPVDPSPSTSTSGCSGSTSAAALPPVPCFSELSWVDQYGPYADLDGAGAFDSAALGSLGLDGLDLGPADGDVYPDSTTLLDYLNSACTGGGAMMTMMGGGNAPHSSCGAIMGGHDGDYGPPSSWRTDELCQAAARKLGGDHHQWGGGI; via the exons ATGTCTCAGAGGAAAGGGGCCATGGCTGCAGTGACGAGCAGCAAGCATGAGGAGGAGATGATGGAGCTCAGGAGAGGCCCCTGGACGCTGGAGGAGGACAACCTCCTCATGAACTACATTGTTTGCCATGGCGAGGGCCGCTGGAATCTCCTCGCCCGCTGCTCCG GGTTGAAGAGGACCGGCAAGAGCTGCCGGCTCCGGTGGCTCAACTACCTCAAGCCTGACATCAAGCGCGGCAATCTCACGCCGGAGGAGCAGCTCCTCATCCTCGAGCTCCATTCCAAGTGGGGAAACAG GTGGTCGAGGATAGCGCAGCACCTGCCGGGGCGGACGGACAACGAGATCAAGAACTACTGGCGGACGCGGGTGCAGAAGCAGGCGCGGCAGCTCCGGGTGGACGCCAACAGCGCCGTCTTCCGCGACGCCGTCCGCTGCTACTGGATGCCGCGCCTGCTCGAGAAGATGGCCGCCACGAGCGCGCACCAGGTGGATCCGGCGGCGCTGTTACACCCCGCGCACATCGCCGCCGGTGTGGGCGGCTCCGCCTCCCCGCCGGTCCACGGCGGCCAGCACGACGCGACTAGCGCGCCGAGCCCGGGCAGCGGGTACAGCCACCACCAGAGCTACCCCGTCGACCCGAGCCCGAGCACGTCAACGTCCGGCTGCTCCGGCTCGACGTcggccgccgcgctcccgcCGGTGCCCTGCTTCTCCGAACTGAGCTGGGTCGACCAGTACGGCCCCTACGCCGacctcgacggcgccggcgcgttCGACTCCGCGGCGCTGGGGAGCCTCGGTCTGGACGGGCTGgacctggggccggccgacggCGACGTCTACCCGGACTCCACCACGCTACTGGACTACCTCAACTCGGCCTGCACCGGTGGCGGCGCCATGATGACGATGATGGGCGGCGGCAACGCCCCCCACAGCAGCTGCGGCGCCATAATGGGCGGACACGACGGCGACTACGGGCCGCCGTCGTCGTGGCGGACGGACGAGCTctgccaggcggcggcgaggaagctCGGTGGCGATCATCATCAGTGGGGAGGAGGAATCTAG